A DNA window from bacterium contains the following coding sequences:
- a CDS encoding response regulator codes for MTPDLEPLSEAYRSRVLVVDDDRHIAEFISMFLTYKGYDVSVAYSGVEALAKAKEWRPHLMLLDIVMPEMDGMETLRQLREFDEDVCVMMVTGVDDLEMGRRALMLGAVDYITKPLDLDYLEQSVLVKMKALLNDI; via the coding sequence ATGACACCCGATTTGGAACCACTATCGGAAGCCTATCGCAGCCGTGTTCTGGTTGTCGATGACGACCGGCATATTGCTGAATTCATCAGTATGTTCCTTACTTACAAGGGATATGATGTTAGCGTTGCGTACTCTGGCGTCGAAGCGCTTGCTAAAGCGAAAGAATGGCGTCCACACCTAATGCTGCTGGATATCGTGATGCCAGAAATGGATGGTATGGAAACGCTTCGCCAGCTCCGTGAATTCGACGAAGATGTGTGTGTCATGATGGTAACTGGCGTCGACGATTTAGAAATGGGACGCCGCGCCTTAATGCTCGGAGCCGTCGATTATATCACAAAACCGCTCGACCTCGATTATCTCGAGCAGTCGGTACTTGTGAAAATGAAGGCGTTGCTCAACGATATCTAA
- a CDS encoding class I SAM-dependent methyltransferase, protein MKGEPTKLDPRGNPRIKYTLANVDIKGNWFDDGGESEFLSILQEKFQIKAHLSDVDFDLLPLEYPDNHFDTVTSFEVFEHLYNPLFHTRELARVLKPNGRLFLSTPNGRSFRSLVQIITNTRYQYHVNEWSESSIRDMFTISGLTINRLERINTTAGGTITRPFKSGFWIEATK, encoded by the coding sequence ATGAAAGGTGAACCGACGAAGTTGGATCCACGCGGAAACCCAAGGATTAAGTACACATTAGCAAACGTTGACATCAAGGGTAATTGGTTCGACGACGGCGGAGAATCGGAGTTTCTTTCGATTCTACAGGAAAAGTTTCAAATAAAAGCACACTTGTCTGATGTCGATTTCGATTTGTTACCTTTAGAGTATCCCGACAATCACTTTGATACTGTTACCAGTTTTGAAGTTTTTGAACATCTCTACAATCCACTTTTCCACACTCGTGAATTAGCCCGCGTTTTGAAACCGAATGGGCGTTTGTTTCTCTCGACACCAAATGGAAGATCGTTTCGATCGTTAGTTCAGATCATCACCAATACGCGGTATCAATACCATGTCAACGAATGGAGTGAATCTTCCATTCGTGACATGTTTACAATATCGGGATTGACAATTAATCGCCTTGAAAGAATTAATACGACAGCTGGTGGAACAATAACACGTCCCTTTAAGAGTGGTTTTTGGATCGAAGCTACAAAGTAG